The stretch of DNA CAGTGATGGATTCTAGAAGATTTGGGAAATTCTGCAGCAATGTGTTTGCGAACTATTTTCATTGTCTTTCTGGCTTTATTTAACAACCGACAAATTCTTTTCACTGGCAATCTGCTTGGCGCATGGGCCCACcgaaaacattttctttgatAGCATCCTTTCACTTTGCTCATAACAAACTTATCATATCGAGATCTACATTCTTCTGAAAGCTTACATGGGCACAACCCCTCAGAAGTATATCCATCGCAGGCCTAAAGTTGACTGATTCCAAATGGTCACGGACcaatcgggggggggggggggggggtacatgAGCATGCCCAACAGGAAATTTATGAAATTACGAGTTTGAAAGATACAATCTGCAGAATTTTTAAGAATGCATTTGGCATTTTAGGGATTTATATAGTCAGATAATAAATTCAAGGTATTAAACCTATGGTCATTTAAAGTGACTTCATTCATCGATTAGTCAGATAATAAATACACTATTCCTACCTAATTCAACcaaatttgtatttttgaaaGTGTGGCGAGGCAAGTAACGGTTATCCTCTTCGAATACCACTTGGCGATACCCAAATGGTGTGATtgtaatatataaaaaaacaacctCCCCTTGCATTATAACGTAGCTTGTGCCACACAGACAGCAACTCGTATCAATAATTGACTCCATGACCTCTCAATTCTAAGCAATTGTACAGTGCATTATCCCATCTAGTTGCTGATCTATTGGCACTTCTCTTCTTTGCATGTTTCTCCTAGATTCATCCATTAGAGGCACCGAAAATTCGTTAACTGGTCAATTTTGCTTGTGTTGTAAGTACAAGGGGTGATTTTACCAGCCTATTTACCTTACTGAAATAACAGCCAAAAATCTTCCCAAATAAAACACAGGGCAAACAGACATGCCATTAATATACTAAGACCACACACTGTCTGGGGGTTCTGCTAAAAACACTATGTATTTCACTTATGAAGGCGACCACTGTCCATTGCCATAACTTACAGAGAATTCGGAAGAGCTATTGTCCGGTCGCCAAACTTTCATCATTAATTCCAACTTCTCGGGATCTGAATTCGATCAAATTCTACACAATAACCAAAAGGATAACACTCCTTCTTTCGGCAGACAAGCTCTCCACGAGAAACTTCTGCATTTTGTGAAGCCATGCTTCGCTTTTCAAGATTTCGGTTCGAGAGATGTGTACAAGAGATCACACGCTAAAGCAAGCAAATGCCTACTTTTTCAGGGGTAGTATCGGGTTTTTATTGTCAACTGATTCCAAAGTGACTCACACGTTGtagcaaccaatcaaaacagaGCTTGAGTGATTCCGCGTGGACCCGGTGAAGAGCTTGAGTGGttccagaacacgcgcataaTTTTTATACACGTGCAAAATGTCTAAATgggtcccctcccccaaactaGATTTATCACTCACCATCAGGAGCAATATTTCCCGTGGGGGGACCGAAAATGCTGTCCAAGCACTAAAGGAAATAACAGCGAAACAACCCAGGAAGCAGGTCTTATAGTGTTTAAATAACAGACAACAGACgggtgtttatttttattgaacgttctaaaattcaaatctacaaaaaaacatttttctggGATTTTGAGTGATTCACTGGAATCAGTTGAATCagtctggatccacccctgcaTCGATTTCAATTTCCCACTGCTGTACGCAATGCAATGCTTCATAAATCTTGtacaagaaacaaaagaaTAGTGCAGTGAAAATCGAAACACAGGCAAAAATGCTGCATCTTATTACAACTCAATAAAATGCCATGTTAAGGTAATCAAGACAGCAAATTTAATGTTCTGTATTAAAGTGAAATACCGATACAGCAATTGACAAACGTCAGATCAACACAACTAAACACGTGTTTCTGAGTGGCTCGCCTACCTTGAAATGCAGAGCAGAGGCGAGTACTCAGTGGCGCAGATAGTGGTTATCTTGGCTTGATTATCTATTATACAAATTTCAAGCTTAATAACAAATTGCTTAATAATTATCTCAGTgtttgtattgttttgattgtttctTTGCTGAGCTTTGTGGATCGAGTCTTTCAATCCGGTGATTGTTGGTTTGTGTCCAACAAACCGGTGATGTCGGATTGAGTCTTTCAATCCACGAATAAAATTGTAAATTGTCCAAAACAAGGGCATAAATATAACGTACGATTACCCTAATGATCTAAGTGCCCAATGAAAAGGCGCAATTGTACTCactttgaatgaaaaaaaaaaaacagacaacatgtttagagtgtgatggaaggtcaaaagtttgattgatctgagcaaagctgtgctatggtTATATATGCTGTATTTCcgtagcaattaaaagttgtgtatttgttttagactctgtttatgggtttaacacctggcaatgtaataaatagaagtattgtgttggaatataatattttaaagtcacgttgtttagaaatcgtgtcgctgttaacccttaattatgcttcaagaattgcgAGTATTtattctgctttccctttgtccattaccgcaattccttggggttgatttcggggactcatCGGTATCGTctcgggtccgaggatcagttcgggtacttttggggatcatttcgggtcctgggatcatttcgggtcctgggatcatttcgggtcctgtacagatctTATCTCTACGAGCTAAAAAACATGGAACCGTTGCAGTTTCTCCTTCCAGAAAAGTACCAAAAATTTGCCCTACTTATCCTCAACTGTCCCTTCGGAAAGGTCAAGAAATTCTTGCCGATTCTATGGCGAAAGGCAGTCTTTACGGTTTGTGTGGATGGCGCAGCGAACCACTTACATACACACTTCTTTTCGGATATTGACTCGGTATTTTCTGAATACGAGCTTGATTTTGTCCCAGACTTTATAACAGGGGATTTTGATTCGATAAATAAGCATGTCCTTGAAGATTTATCTGCACGAGGGAGTCAAATAATAGAAACACCGGATCAAGATCACACGGACTTTACTAAAGCACTGAAGTTTGTGTTGTCTCGAAGCAATATTGACAGTTTGTTGGATTCTGTTGTTGTCTTGTGTGGACTTCCGACAGAGTCACGTTTTGATCAAGTGTTCGCAAATTTAAACACTTTGATGATTGCATCGAAAATAAGTGACAAGCCGGTGTGGTTCATTTATGGCGAGTCGATGTCAGTTCTTATTCAGCCAGGTAAGACATCTCATTGTAATATTATTCAGCCAGTTAAGAAATCTCATGTAACTTAATATTATTCAGCCAGGTTAGAAATCTCATTGTACTGTAATATTATTCAGCCAGGTAAGAAATCTCATTGTAGTGTAATATTTTTCAGCCAGGTAAGAAATCTCATTGTACTGTAATATTATTCAGCCAGGTAAGAAATCTCATTGTAATATTTCTAAGCCAGGTGAGAAATCTCATTGTAAAATTATTCAGCCAGGTAAGAAATCTTATTGTAATATTATTCAGCCAGGTAAGAAATCTCATTATTAATTAGCAAAGTATCACTGGAAGATCCAGACTAACGTAAATGGTCTGACTAATAAACGGCGGCGTGCCGTTTATTAAATAACAATGGTCAGACGGGGGGCTTTCagtagataggaggcgtttatcagagaggggcgttctttacaaacttTAACAGcataacaaacccaagtgaAGTGGGGTTCTAATCTCAGTCTGGATCAGGttaaattatatatattattgacATTGAGTAAAGTCACACATTAGAAGCCAAGCACAGATTAAGCAAAAAGGCAATTGAATTTGAATTATATCACTGGAATTCCTTTGTCATTTGCTTTTAAGCTGGGAGGGAGggaaaggggggagggcttTAGATAGAGGGAAgtgtttattagagaggggtgttcaaaacaaacttgtaagcttagggggaGCATTCATTATATAGGAGGAGCTCTTTAGaaagggggcgtttattagatggAGGGACAAACTAAAATGAAGCAATAAAGTAGCCCTAGTCTATCCTCCCTTGGTCTGCCCTAAAAATGCCACATTGGACAGGGAGGGGTGAGAGTACCAAGTGTTTGGTGAAGTAAAAGGTTCTCATCTTTTTTTGGTCCATGGCAAGATATCCaccaaaaattgttttaacCCAAGATTTAATCAAagtagcaaacaaaataagttTTCTAAAGAAGCCTGTTTGAGAACTAAATTATATTTGAAATTATATTTTAGGTAAGCACACAATTAATGTGCAGTCAGGTCTGGAGGGGGACTGGTGCAGCTTAGTCCCTATTGGTCGACCATGCACCGATGTGACAACCTCTGGCCTTAAATGGAATTTGGAACATAGCACCCTTGAGTTTGGATCACTGATAAGTACCTCCAACATGCTTGATGGCACTGGATTAGTCAACATAGAGACAAATGAGACTTTACTATGGACAATTGGAATAAAGTcttgccttgaaagtcccttttgggccccctcctattaaaaatcctggctacgctgCTGTACCTAGGGTGATGGAGAAGGCAATAAGGGGGGTAGTGGGTGAGATAGAGCAGTAAGCACATGAATAAGGAAGGCCAACAAGGTGGTGGGTGAAGGAAATTTTGGAGAGAATAAAGAGGAATGGAACAATAACCAAACAAATAATTGTCAcaataaattattgtttttttactaaactattaatataatttttacAATTATACAATTTATTCTCTTGGTTAAAGCAAGAAGTACAAGAAAATGTTCCTTTTACAGACCCACAAAAATTGATTTCTATGTAAATTACGCTAGATGGAATATTTCCCAAGCCCTAATAAGacttaaataattttttttctcagaaaattgtttattttattttggtgttgtttgaagcaaaaaatattcccctttatgaataaaaaatatctggatTATAGATAAAAATCCCTGTTTTACACCTTtttcaaaaatgaaaaatgtatTAAGTGCTTAATTTAAAGTGCTTATTTGATAAtcaaaattaaatttaaaCAAGAAATCAGTTTTccctattttcttttaaaatgcaATACATTCATAATCTATGATATTTGACACAAATAGCTTAGTATAGACTTTTTAATCTCTAAATCAAAGAATAAATCcctgtttgtttttaacaTAACTGCAACACTTGAAAAAATAAGTGATCctatataaataaaagaagatCAAGAGTTGAAAAAAGTTTGCTTATTTGAAATTCAAATTGAATGGAGAGAAATCTATTTTCATTTCAGCATAGTAATTATTAGAGCCTGGTTGAGCCATTTGGGGCACCGCCAAACTGTTTTGGTGCTTCGTACCCATTTTATCACCTCAATTTACCATAATTTACTGTCACTTCCTTTTGTATAAGAAAGCAAAGGCATATTAACCGTCAGGTGCATTTTCCAAGGAGACTTAGCATTAATATGCTAATGAGCAATAGCCTTAAGTGGTATTATGCTCATAATTTTCCCAAGATGCACCAGGGGACCACTGTGTTGAAAAGGCCCTGTACAGATGAAGTATCCAGTCCCCAGGCCGAGTACCACAGCAAGCCCAAGCCAAATATCCATTGTCATTATGACAAGCATGAGAGCATAACCCAAGATGACTTGCAGGATATGCAGTGAGAGTTGGAGAAAATGAATCTTGCTGGTTATTTTTAGTCTGTGGAGAAGAATGACTTTTGTAACAATGTTAAGAGCTTGAACTATTGTTTCATACTTTATAAAAAATGCTAGTCTGCCTTTATCTAGGCAGTTGGAACCATTAATAtattgctatatatatatatatatatatatatatatatatatatatatatatatatatatatatatatatatatatatatatatatatatatatactcaTAATGCAGACACTGTCTGAGACAAATTGACAGATGGATAAacaagcagacagacagaagcAGAAAAACCCACAGAGTGACACAGACAAATACAGACAGGTGCAAACAAAAAAGATAGTAATACAGACAAACAGATGATGAGACAAATAAGAATCAGGCGTACTTTGGTCGTTCTTGTTTAATATCCGGCAGCAATTCATTTCCAGAGCCATTCTGAATAGTGCAAGCTGTGTTCTCATCTGTAGCTGCCTCTGATGATGACACATCTCTTTGTGGACCATTTGCTTCCGTTTGCAGGTCTTTTTGAAATTCCTCATTTTTTGTGCTCTTGGGGAATGAGGTTTTGTAGGTGGTGGTAGCGTTGGGGTTTTCACTAGTCGTTTGATCGGCTATTCGTGATCTCAGAGCTCTGACGCATTCGCTCAGGATTGACAGGAAGAATACACCAGCACATGAACCAATAAGAACTACAGAGAAgtgtggaaaaaaaaattcaatacGCGTATTTCACCgacacatttttttaaacctttaGCCAATGTTTTTGTTCTCTCTCGCCCCCTATTGACcgaaaaatatttgttttgatgttttccTGTGAAAGAGgtaatagaatttttttttcagttacaAAAAATGAAAGTAATTAATAGAAAATTAAAGCCTTTAAAGACATTCCACTGTCGTCGGTGCTTCCTCAGGGCCGGGACGCTACAAGTATTTACCAAAGAGCCCTTGTCAAAAaccctttttttattgttttgttattcaaTATTTGGAGACAAAGTAGAGACCAAcgttttatactttatttaccaaattcaatcgataTTTGGAGACAAAGTAGagatcaatgtttttttactttatttaccaaattcaatcgaaaatatcatAACAGTTTTCCCCAAAACAGCCaatgaaaatggatgctttgtcaCACATGGTATTTTCTTtgataacaaaatggcggctgacatgTAGAATCTTCaaacattgaaaatatttgCAGGGACCGCGGAACCGGTATTGCCGGTATTGCCCGAGCAATACCAGAAATCGGCGAGAGGAAAGACATACATGGCCGCCGCGGCTCCGCGGTCAGTTATGGCCAAAGAGTTGGCAATACCAAGATCACGCCCGCTCCGCGGGCCCTGATTTGTATTTACTTGTCGATGAGGATAGCTTCCAATCTTCAAAAAGAAGCTGTGCTTGCTTGGTAGTGGCATGAAACGCTGActaaggaataaaaaaaatcaataaatagGTGCTTGTAGTATTACTGCTACAATACTGCTAATATAGCTTGAAATTTAGTCAAGCATGTATTGTTGTGACAGGCCTTTAGAAAGGGAAATGGTGAGAATTAAGAAATTTGTGGCAAAAAGAGAGCATGTACGTTTGTAAATAGACCTTTAGAAAGGGGAatatatcttttttataagaacttctatgtttcagttgaggctgggccgttatatttggagcattttaaggctgaagaTGTtctaacgatgttcttaaattttagtgcttATAAAATATAGTGCCCagtgaattattaggaagagaattacacaaatgaccaatatcaatataatatttaaggttgttattaaTTTAACACAATTTACAACgcattttagaacacataacactaaaaaagcaatatgttgctgctatctgagcctcagCATGTTCTCAgtatgttcttaaaatttggttaAAACTCAGCCTGGACGTTCTGTTataaaaggttcttataaaaaaaagagtatagTGAGAAGTAAGAAATTCGTTTGGCGAAAGCAGAGCATTGACGTTTATGAACAGTCCATTTGAAAGGGAAATAGTGAGAAAAATGAAATTTGTATGGCGAAAACAGAAAAAGAGAGGAAAGGCGAAGTCAATACGTGCTAAAATATTTTCGTCTTGGGGAGACATGGAACCGGGCCCAAAAATTCGCTCCGTCATCGCTTGTCAGCATGACTAGGCGATCTTGTTTGGTTTCGAAGCTAAACATATGCGGCAATAGCATTCAAACATGAATTGTTTAATTTACAATCCCATATTTATAACACTATCTTTTTCGATTTCTAAAATTCATTAATGTATTGCCAGTTCTCAAACCGCGAATCCTAGTCTATCTAAGAAAACATCTGCCCCCTGGTTCCTGCTTCTTTTTCCTgcggtgttttttttcttaatttaaaATACAATTCATGTCGTGTATAAGATTCCGAATATACATtaaaataagttaaaaaaGGATGTTG from Nematostella vectensis chromosome 8, jaNemVect1.1, whole genome shotgun sequence encodes:
- the LOC5505721 gene encoding thiamin pyrophosphokinase 1 gives rise to the protein MEPLQFLLPEKYQKFALLILNCPFGKVKKFLPILWRKAVFTVCVDGAANHLHTHFFSDIDSVFSEYELDFVPDFITGDFDSINKHVLEDLSARGSQIIETPDQDHTDFTKALKFVLSRSNIDSLLDSVVVLCGLPTESRFDQVFANLNTLMIASKISDKPVWFIYGESMSVLIQPGKHTINVQSGLEGDWCSLVPIGRPCTDVTTSGLKWNLEHSTLEFGSLISTSNMLDGTGLVNIETNETLLWTIGIKSCLESPFWAPSY
- the LOC5505703 gene encoding probable low affinity copper uptake protein 2 isoform X1 — its product is MKFNATALFQLEKRYCLQCMSAFHATTKQAQLLFEDWKLSSSTILIGSCAGVFFLSILSECVRALRSRIADQTTSENPNATTTYKTSFPKSTKNEEFQKDLQTEANGPQRDVSSSEAATDENTACTIQNGSGNELLPDIKQERPKLKITSKIHFLQLSLHILQVILGYALMLVIMTMDIWLGLAVVLGLGTGYFICTGPFQHSGPLVHLGKIMSIIPLKAIAH
- the LOC5505703 gene encoding probable low affinity copper uptake protein 2 isoform X2, with amino-acid sequence MNHFRHPSAFHATTKQAQLLFEDWKLSSSTILIGSCAGVFFLSILSECVRALRSRIADQTTSENPNATTTYKTSFPKSTKNEEFQKDLQTEANGPQRDVSSSEAATDENTACTIQNGSGNELLPDIKQERPKLKITSKIHFLQLSLHILQVILGYALMLVIMTMDIWLGLAVVLGLGTGYFICTGPFQHSGPLVHLGKIMSIIPLKAIAH